One part of the Paracoccus sp. MBLB3053 genome encodes these proteins:
- a CDS encoding glycosyltransferase family 2 protein, whose protein sequence is MRLRVRRQWLLGRAIRRRRRLRPLSVRTRRIRPNDILLFMSMRNEKIRLPYFLDYYRRLGIQHFLVVDNGSDDGGAEYLAEQNDVSVWTTKASYKDSRFGMDWINWLLFRYGTGHWCLTVDPDEFLIYPHHDSRPLKALTDWLDASTIKSFSAMLLDMYPKGALCQQTYDEGTDPFEIASWFDPANYTIRKNGEYGNLWIQGGPRSRAFFHGNPEKGPALNKIPLVRWERPYAYVSSTHMLLPRSLNVVYDEHGGEKASGCLLHAKFLSTFAEKSAEELKRRQHYADSQEYMAYHSGLQDQQDFWCEESRRYEDWRQLEDLGLISKGNWA, encoded by the coding sequence ATGCGTCTGAGAGTGCGCCGGCAGTGGCTGCTGGGGCGCGCGATCCGGCGCCGGCGAAGGCTTCGCCCCTTGTCCGTGCGCACGCGCCGGATACGTCCGAACGACATTCTGCTTTTCATGTCGATGCGGAACGAAAAGATAAGACTGCCGTATTTTCTAGACTATTATCGCCGCCTTGGAATCCAGCATTTCCTGGTGGTCGACAATGGTTCGGATGACGGGGGCGCGGAATATCTGGCCGAACAGAACGATGTTTCGGTCTGGACCACGAAAGCCAGCTACAAGGATTCCCGCTTTGGAATGGATTGGATCAACTGGCTGCTGTTCCGCTACGGAACGGGGCATTGGTGCCTGACCGTCGATCCGGACGAGTTCCTGATCTATCCGCACCACGATTCGCGACCACTCAAGGCGCTGACCGATTGGCTGGATGCCTCCACCATCAAGTCATTTTCGGCGATGCTGCTCGACATGTATCCCAAAGGCGCGCTTTGCCAGCAGACCTATGACGAGGGTACCGATCCGTTCGAGATTGCAAGCTGGTTCGATCCGGCGAATTACACGATCCGCAAGAACGGCGAATACGGCAACCTGTGGATCCAGGGCGGGCCGCGCAGCCGGGCCTTTTTCCACGGCAATCCCGAAAAGGGGCCGGCGCTGAACAAGATCCCGCTGGTGCGCTGGGAACGTCCCTATGCCTATGTCAGCTCGACCCATATGCTTCTCCCGCGGTCGCTGAATGTCGTTTATGACGAGCATGGTGGCGAAAAAGCCTCGGGTTGCCTGCTGCATGCCAAGTTTCTGTCCACATTCGCCGAGAAATCCGCAGAGGAACTGAAGCGCCGCCAGCACTATGCTGACAGTCAGGAATACATGGCATACCATTCCGGATTGCAGGACCAGCAGGACTTCTGGTGCGAGGAATCTCGGCGTTACGAGGATTGGCGGCAACTCGAAGATCTCGGGCTGATCTCGAAAGGGAACTGGGCATGA
- a CDS encoding DUF5927 domain-containing protein, which yields MNAQQSSALLSRSREPVKLGIVMLCHNELPIATRMAQVWANGGVPVAIHVDAKASSDALATMKIDLARRDEIIFTPRHPCEWGTFSLVRATQDAASLLLDRFEDVTHVMVVSGSCLPLRPVADLEAFLACHPRRDFIESVTAGDVGWTVGGLNEERFTLRFPFSYRRHRKLFDRYVDLQRKLKLKRRIPDGLVPHLGSQWWCLTRTTLRAILADPRRAEFDAYFSRVWIPDESYFQTLARRHSTGIESRSLTLAKFDEQGKPYIFYNDHRQILEESRCFVARKIWPNATALYTHFPRPLQGEPSFAEPQPERLDRIIAQAVARRRLGRPGLYMQSRFPQLDRENGKTAGPYAVLQGFSDLFPDFEQWLAERVDADVHGHVMARYGVEFSGRSQIGPGGLSDSAALRDLDARGFIANLIRISHRMQIIQYSPRDQQDLNWFMATDPNARIFVITGAWAVPLLHSGMPFDDIRRIAAILQRTELEQIATLNSVWLKARTKIWDLGDFCARPADALRSVIRDLGGDPQVAANLPPMRQMAGMGRFLQRLRNAGLRPQLMGEFPVVDPVPAKESTIR from the coding sequence ATGAACGCGCAACAGAGCTCGGCGTTGCTGTCCAGAAGCCGCGAGCCGGTCAAGCTGGGCATCGTGATGCTCTGTCACAACGAACTGCCGATCGCCACGCGCATGGCGCAAGTCTGGGCCAATGGCGGAGTGCCGGTGGCGATCCACGTGGATGCAAAGGCGTCCTCCGACGCCCTCGCGACGATGAAGATCGATCTCGCCCGTCGCGATGAGATCATCTTCACGCCCCGCCATCCTTGCGAATGGGGAACCTTCAGCCTGGTGCGCGCGACGCAGGATGCTGCATCGCTGTTGCTCGACCGCTTCGAGGATGTGACCCATGTCATGGTCGTTTCGGGCTCATGCCTTCCGCTGCGGCCAGTCGCCGATCTCGAAGCCTTCCTGGCCTGCCATCCCCGGCGCGACTTCATTGAAAGCGTGACGGCAGGGGATGTGGGCTGGACCGTCGGAGGGCTCAACGAGGAACGCTTCACGCTGCGCTTTCCCTTTTCGTACCGCCGTCATCGGAAGCTGTTCGACCGCTATGTCGATCTGCAACGCAAGCTGAAGCTCAAGCGCCGCATTCCCGATGGCCTCGTTCCCCATCTGGGTTCGCAATGGTGGTGCCTGACGCGCACCACGCTGCGCGCGATCCTGGCCGATCCGCGCCGGGCCGAGTTCGACGCCTATTTCAGCCGCGTCTGGATCCCCGACGAAAGCTATTTCCAGACACTCGCCCGCAGGCATTCGACGGGCATCGAAAGCCGTTCGCTTACGCTTGCGAAATTCGATGAACAGGGCAAGCCCTATATCTTCTACAATGACCACCGCCAGATTCTCGAAGAATCACGCTGCTTCGTCGCACGCAAGATCTGGCCAAATGCCACCGCGCTCTACACCCATTTTCCACGCCCATTGCAGGGCGAACCCTCGTTCGCCGAGCCGCAGCCGGAACGGCTGGACCGGATCATCGCACAGGCCGTCGCGCGACGCAGGCTGGGGCGACCGGGGCTTTACATGCAGAGCCGCTTTCCGCAGCTCGACCGCGAAAACGGGAAGACCGCCGGGCCATATGCCGTCCTGCAAGGCTTTTCGGACCTTTTCCCCGATTTCGAGCAATGGCTTGCCGAGCGGGTGGATGCGGATGTGCACGGGCATGTCATGGCCCGATATGGCGTCGAATTCTCGGGGCGCAGCCAGATCGGACCGGGCGGGTTGAGTGACAGCGCGGCTCTGAGAGATCTTGACGCGCGCGGCTTCATCGCCAATTTGATCCGGATCTCGCACCGGATGCAGATCATCCAATACAGTCCTCGTGATCAGCAAGATCTGAACTGGTTTATGGCTACCGACCCCAATGCGCGGATCTTCGTCATCACGGGCGCATGGGCCGTGCCCTTGCTGCATTCAGGCATGCCTTTCGATGATATCCGCCGCATCGCCGCCATCCTGCAGCGAACAGAGCTTGAACAGATTGCAACACTGAACTCGGTCTGGCTCAAGGCGCGGACGAAAATCTGGGATCTCGGAGATTTCTGCGCCAGGCCCGCAGATGCGCTGCGCAGCGTGATCCGCGATCTGGGCGGTGATCCTCAGGTGGCCGCCAACCTTCCGCCCATGCGCCAGATGGCCGGCATGGGACGGTTCCTGCAAAGGCTGCGAAACGCGGGGCTGCGCCCCCAACTCATGGGCGAATTTCCCGTGGTTGACCCTGTGCCGGCAAAGGAAAGCACGATCAGATGA
- a CDS encoding DMT family transporter has translation MIHTPQSPLRGIVFKCLSVMIFTIMASIVKATSQDGLGIPPGQQVFFRSFFAIPVILVWLAWRHELRTGLKTFRPMGHFYRGIIGTAAMGFGFWGLALLPFPEVTAIGYAAPLLVVIFAAMFLGENVRLFRLSMVALGLIGVIIVLSPRITTGADLGYKESLGAMVTLAGATCAALAQIFVRKLVQEERTSAIVFWFSVTSTILGLLTLPFGWVMPDLKTGLLLVLTGLLGGLGQIMLTSAYRYADASLVAPFEYVSMLLALAIGWFIFGEAPTLVMLLGASLVIIAGILIIWRERQLGLERNRQRKAMTPQG, from the coding sequence ATGATTCATACACCTCAGAGCCCGCTTCGCGGCATCGTGTTCAAATGCCTCAGCGTCATGATCTTCACCATCATGGCCTCGATCGTGAAGGCCACCTCGCAGGATGGCTTGGGCATCCCACCCGGTCAGCAAGTGTTCTTTCGTTCCTTTTTCGCCATCCCGGTGATTCTGGTCTGGCTTGCCTGGCGGCACGAGCTTCGCACCGGACTGAAGACATTTCGACCGATGGGGCATTTCTATCGAGGCATCATCGGCACGGCCGCGATGGGCTTCGGCTTCTGGGGGCTGGCACTGCTGCCCTTTCCCGAAGTGACGGCGATCGGCTATGCCGCCCCGCTGCTTGTGGTGATCTTCGCGGCCATGTTCCTGGGCGAAAACGTGCGATTGTTCCGTCTTTCAATGGTGGCGCTTGGCCTGATCGGGGTGATCATCGTGCTGTCGCCGCGCATCACCACAGGCGCGGATCTGGGCTACAAGGAAAGCCTTGGCGCAATGGTGACGCTGGCCGGGGCGACCTGCGCGGCACTTGCCCAGATCTTCGTGCGCAAGCTGGTGCAGGAAGAGCGCACCTCGGCCATCGTCTTCTGGTTCTCGGTCACCTCGACCATCCTGGGCCTGCTGACGCTGCCTTTCGGCTGGGTCATGCCTGACCTGAAAACCGGGCTGCTGCTGGTCCTGACCGGGCTTCTGGGCGGGCTTGGGCAGATCATGCTGACCTCGGCCTATCGCTATGCGGATGCCTCGCTGGTTGCGCCCTTCGAATATGTTTCGATGCTGCTCGCACTTGCAATCGGATGGTTCATCTTTGGCGAGGCCCCCACCCTGGTGATGCTGCTGGGCGCCTCGCTGGTCATCATCGCGGGCATTCTCATCATCTGGCGCGAACGCCAGCTGGGGCTCGAACGGAACCGCCAGCGCAAGGCGATGACGCCGCAAGGCTGA
- the queG gene encoding tRNA epoxyqueuosine(34) reductase QueG, translating to MRSWISDPVEIRSRLDEQARAEGFSALGICAPDALPELPERLSEFLAKERHGQMEWMAERAHWRAAPNALWPAARSVIMLAELYTPEIDPTAVLAHRDRGAVSVYAQGKDYHDLVKKRLKRLGGWLVQQTGCEIKVFVDTAPVMEKPLAQAAGLGWQGKHTNLLSRELGSWFFLGSIFTTLDLAKDERERSHCGSCRACLDACPTDAFPAPYQIDARRCISYLTIEHKGPVDPELRPLMGNRIYGCDDCLAACPWNKFAQSATELRYHGPHGAPALAELAALDDAAFRARFSGSPIKRIGRDRMVRNVLYAIGNSGLAHLRPVAEALLHDPDPAVADAAKWACQRLT from the coding sequence ATGCGCTCCTGGATTTCTGACCCGGTCGAGATCCGCTCGCGTCTGGATGAGCAAGCTCGGGCCGAGGGTTTCTCGGCCCTTGGCATTTGCGCGCCCGACGCCCTGCCCGAACTGCCCGAACGACTAAGCGAGTTCCTGGCCAAGGAACGTCACGGACAGATGGAGTGGATGGCGGAGCGCGCGCATTGGCGCGCGGCGCCGAACGCCCTTTGGCCAGCCGCGCGATCGGTCATCATGCTGGCCGAACTGTACACTCCCGAGATTGACCCGACTGCGGTGCTGGCCCATCGCGACCGTGGCGCGGTCAGCGTCTATGCCCAGGGCAAGGATTACCATGATCTGGTCAAGAAGCGGCTGAAGCGACTGGGCGGCTGGCTAGTGCAGCAAACCGGTTGTGAAATCAAGGTCTTCGTGGACACCGCCCCGGTGATGGAAAAGCCTCTTGCCCAGGCGGCGGGCCTTGGATGGCAGGGCAAGCATACCAACCTGCTGTCACGGGAACTGGGAAGCTGGTTTTTTCTCGGCTCGATCTTCACCACGCTGGATCTGGCCAAGGACGAGCGTGAACGGTCGCATTGCGGCTCTTGCCGGGCCTGCCTCGACGCCTGCCCGACCGACGCGTTTCCGGCGCCCTACCAGATCGACGCCAGGCGCTGCATCTCGTATCTGACCATCGAGCACAAGGGCCCGGTCGATCCGGAACTGCGGCCCCTGATGGGCAATCGCATCTATGGCTGCGACGATTGCCTTGCGGCCTGCCCTTGGAACAAGTTTGCCCAGTCGGCGACCGAGCTGCGATATCACGGGCCGCATGGCGCCCCCGCGCTGGCCGAATTGGCGGCACTCGACGATGCGGCGTTTCGCGCGCGATTTTCAGGCAGCCCGATCAAGCGGATCGGGCGCGACAGGATGGTCAGGAACGTACTTTACGCGATCGGCAATTCCGGGCTTGCGCATCTTCGTCCGGTGGCAGAAGCCTTGCTGCATGATCCCGATCCCGCCGTGGCCGATGCCGCGAAATGGGCCTGCCAAAGATTGACATGA
- the fzlA gene encoding FtsZ-binding protein FzlA has translation MNTSSPNSTIRLYHIALSPFCRKVRLVLAEKRIEVELVEDRYWEPGSELLRRNPAGKLPVLRMDGRLLAESQAICEYLDERYPNPALMPSSSIDRYEVRRLCSWFDDKFNAECTRPVMSERVWKKVMRQGYPDSRTVKAGLSAIRYHMDYMKSLLEHRRWLAGDVMTLADFTAAAHISCLDYISDVDWTHSAEVQEWYAKIKSRPAFRSLLADHLPGVHPAPHYALLDF, from the coding sequence ATGAATACTTCTTCACCCAATTCCACGATCAGGCTTTATCACATCGCCCTCTCGCCCTTCTGTCGCAAGGTCCGCCTCGTGCTGGCCGAGAAGCGCATAGAGGTCGAACTGGTCGAGGATCGCTATTGGGAACCCGGCTCGGAACTGCTGCGCCGCAATCCTGCCGGAAAGTTGCCGGTACTGCGCATGGACGGTCGGCTGCTGGCCGAAAGTCAGGCAATCTGCGAATATCTGGACGAAAGATATCCGAACCCCGCGCTCATGCCTTCTTCTTCGATCGACCGGTACGAGGTTCGGCGGCTGTGCTCGTGGTTCGACGACAAGTTCAATGCCGAATGCACCAGGCCCGTGATGTCCGAACGGGTCTGGAAGAAGGTGATGCGGCAGGGCTATCCCGATTCCCGGACAGTCAAGGCCGGGCTATCCGCAATCCGCTACCACATGGACTACATGAAGAGCCTGCTTGAACATCGTCGCTGGCTTGCGGGCGATGTCATGACCCTGGCTGATTTCACCGCTGCGGCGCATATTTCATGCCTTGATTACATCTCGGATGTCGACTGGACCCATTCGGCCGAGGTTCAGGAATGGTATGCGAAGATCAAGTCGCGCCCGGCCTTCCGCAGCCTTCTGGCCGACCACCTGCCGGGCGTTCACCCGGCGCCACATTATGCGCTCCTGGATTTCTGA
- the mtgA gene encoding monofunctional biosynthetic peptidoglycan transglycosylase, which produces MPRRRASTPVQHIDDGRPARRRIRHKRPVRAAALWLWGWLRWFGLRLLALMFVLVFAFSLINPPTSWTIWQGTHEYPGTPREWTRLANVAPVMIRSVVAAEDANFCNHWGFDMIEIRRVIESGSNRGASTISQQTAKNVFLWQGRSWPRKVLETIYTPMIEALWSKRRIVEVYLNLAEFGPGVFGIHAAAKHHFGTTPDKLNARQAAALAAILPAPKTRKPQTNSARARAIADGAATIRRDGRDSCLLLTR; this is translated from the coding sequence ATGCCCCGGCGCCGCGCAAGCACTCCTGTTCAGCACATCGATGATGGCCGCCCGGCGCGCCGTCGCATCAGGCATAAGCGCCCGGTTCGTGCCGCGGCCCTCTGGCTTTGGGGATGGCTGCGCTGGTTCGGGCTCAGATTGCTCGCGCTGATGTTCGTTCTGGTCTTTGCCTTCTCGCTGATCAATCCTCCGACAAGCTGGACGATCTGGCAAGGCACCCACGAATATCCGGGCACGCCAAGGGAATGGACAAGGCTCGCGAATGTCGCGCCGGTTATGATCCGTTCGGTCGTCGCCGCCGAGGACGCGAATTTCTGCAACCATTGGGGTTTCGACATGATCGAGATCCGCCGGGTCATCGAATCGGGCTCGAACCGTGGGGCTTCGACCATCTCGCAGCAGACCGCCAAGAACGTATTCCTCTGGCAGGGGCGGAGCTGGCCGCGCAAGGTTCTGGAAACCATCTATACACCGATGATCGAGGCGCTCTGGTCCAAGCGTCGCATCGTCGAGGTCTATCTGAACCTTGCCGAGTTCGGTCCCGGGGTCTTTGGCATCCACGCGGCTGCGAAACATCACTTCGGCACCACGCCCGACAAGCTTAACGCACGTCAGGCGGCCGCCCTTGCTGCCATCCTGCCAGCTCCGAAGACCCGGAAGCCCCAGACCAATTCAGCGCGCGCGCGGGCAATTGCCGATGGGGCAGCCACAATCCGGCGGGACGGGCGCGATTCCTGCCTGCTGCTGACCCGCTGA
- a CDS encoding DUF1269 domain-containing protein, producing the protein MSDLLVIAFDDETTAFELRSELVKMQKEYLIQLEDAVVVTRPTAEDIQLHQAMNLTAAGALGGGFWGTLVGLVFLNPLIGAAVGAASGAIAGRLTDIGINDDFMREAGHSIVPGGSAVFILIRKMTADKVLARLESFHLRGRVMQTSLPDDQEEKLRAAFAGGKLGTALGLPHVDTAAPAPSVTDPADEPTS; encoded by the coding sequence ATGTCCGATCTGCTGGTCATTGCATTCGACGACGAAACCACCGCGTTCGAGCTGCGCAGCGAGCTTGTGAAGATGCAAAAGGAATATCTCATCCAGCTTGAAGACGCCGTGGTCGTGACCCGCCCAACGGCCGAGGACATCCAGCTGCACCAGGCCATGAACCTGACGGCGGCAGGGGCCCTGGGGGGCGGTTTCTGGGGCACGCTGGTCGGTCTTGTCTTCCTGAACCCGCTGATCGGCGCTGCGGTCGGCGCGGCTTCGGGCGCGATCGCAGGGCGGCTGACCGATATCGGCATCAACGATGACTTCATGCGTGAAGCCGGCCATTCGATCGTTCCGGGCGGTTCCGCGGTCTTCATCCTCATCCGCAAGATGACCGCAGACAAGGTTCTGGCGCGGCTCGAAAGCTTCCACCTTCGCGGTCGGGTGATGCAAACCTCGCTTCCCGACGATCAGGAAGAAAAGCTGCGCGCGGCCTTTGCCGGTGGCAAGCTGGGCACGGCCCTGGGCCTGCCTCATGTCGACACAGCCGCTCCGGCGCCGTCCGTGACAGATCCCGCCGACGAGCCCACATCGTAA
- a CDS encoding antibiotic biosynthesis monooxygenase: protein MRIQLVEIEVRPGSRDAFIEAFRINWDGARNEAGNIRFDLLCDPENENRFSVYEIFENEAALDAHRGTDHYRECIRLIDPLTLGRRSKRFFSPVLVEGRAADRK, encoded by the coding sequence ATGCGGATCCAGCTTGTTGAGATCGAGGTCAGGCCCGGCAGTCGCGATGCCTTCATCGAGGCCTTTCGCATCAACTGGGACGGTGCAAGAAACGAGGCCGGCAATATCCGCTTCGATCTGCTTTGCGACCCGGAAAATGAGAACCGGTTCTCGGTCTACGAAATCTTCGAGAACGAGGCAGCGCTGGACGCGCATCGCGGCACCGATCACTATCGCGAATGCATCCGCCTGATTGATCCGCTTACCCTGGGCCGGCGTAGCAAGCGGTTCTTTTCGCCGGTCCTCGTCGAAGGCCGCGCGGCAGATCGAAAGTGA
- a CDS encoding glycosyltransferase family 61 protein, producing MFRPYSAGLRRLLGRPQPDFFARAVESWQEAPAATLRFYPALALPGQIDRIRQSVFASLPDTIEALTRDGEKTEGPTVAWRFRHVDLIDGVLFSNGAELHLRPRRRRFGLAGRPNRTISGALYETWVTNRWFGSWLMDELVTWPLAEGTGRPLRTGQPPKPGSHAARYLELAGATPGHVSGDVHFDELILFGDLANNADKARRQRELRARLVKGRELQPLPGVFLLRGNSGDPRVLSNERDLADRLATERGFRVIDPLIASVDEIVDACGAARMIVGVEGSQMVHGVAAAPAGAGIIPIQPPDRVAATLKQLSDRLDQRFGLVVAEGEGSAFSLDWSDLAGTLDLFE from the coding sequence ATGTTTCGCCCCTACAGCGCAGGCTTGCGCAGGTTGCTCGGCCGACCCCAGCCGGATTTCTTTGCCAGGGCGGTCGAAAGCTGGCAAGAGGCGCCCGCAGCGACGCTGCGCTTCTACCCGGCTCTCGCACTGCCAGGCCAGATCGACCGCATCCGGCAGAGTGTCTTCGCATCACTGCCCGACACGATCGAAGCGTTGACCCGCGACGGTGAGAAAACCGAAGGACCGACGGTCGCATGGCGGTTCCGCCATGTCGATCTGATTGACGGTGTTCTTTTCAGCAATGGTGCCGAACTTCACCTGCGCCCACGTCGTCGCCGGTTCGGGCTGGCAGGGCGTCCGAACCGGACGATCAGCGGAGCGCTCTACGAAACCTGGGTGACAAATCGCTGGTTCGGCAGTTGGCTGATGGATGAACTTGTCACCTGGCCCCTCGCCGAAGGAACAGGCCGGCCGCTGAGAACAGGGCAACCGCCCAAGCCCGGAAGCCATGCTGCGCGCTATCTGGAGCTTGCCGGCGCCACTCCGGGACATGTGTCGGGGGACGTGCATTTCGACGAACTCATCCTGTTCGGAGATCTGGCGAACAATGCCGACAAGGCGCGCCGTCAGCGCGAGTTGCGCGCGCGGTTGGTCAAGGGGCGCGAGCTGCAACCCCTGCCGGGCGTGTTCCTCTTGCGGGGCAATTCAGGCGATCCCAGGGTGCTGAGCAACGAGAGGGACTTGGCCGATCGACTGGCAACGGAACGCGGCTTCAGGGTCATTGACCCGCTGATTGCCAGCGTCGACGAGATCGTGGATGCATGCGGCGCCGCGCGCATGATCGTGGGCGTCGAAGGCAGCCAGATGGTTCACGGGGTTGCGGCCGCGCCGGCGGGGGCCGGGATCATCCCGATCCAGCCGCCTGATCGGGTCGCTGCCACCTTGAAGCAGCTCAGTGATCGTCTTGATCAGCGCTTCGGGCTAGTGGTGGCTGAGGGCGAGGGCTCGGCCTTTTCGCTCGACTGGAGCGATCTGGCAGGCACGCTGGATCTCTTCGAGTGA
- the dapF gene encoding diaminopimelate epimerase gives MDQQQNLAPGAALPFMKMHGLGNDFVVIDGRKTGGEPDRAVISAMADRHFGIGFDQLAVILPGENADARLVFYNSDGSVSAACGNATRCVARYLLAESGARELRLATDHAVLMAEDAGNGLTRVNMGHPVLDWARVPLAEDIDMLHLPIEGDPVATGMGNPHMTFFVEDVAAIHLENFGPIHEHHPLYPERANVEVVQIVSPDEIVLRIWERGTGITLASGSCSCASVVAAARRGLTNRKVKVNVPGGVLEIDWRDDGVWMTGPTAHVFDGVWRG, from the coding sequence ATGGACCAGCAGCAAAACCTCGCCCCAGGCGCCGCGCTGCCCTTCATGAAAATGCATGGGCTCGGCAATGATTTCGTCGTCATCGACGGTCGCAAGACCGGAGGTGAGCCCGACCGTGCCGTCATCTCGGCCATGGCGGACCGCCATTTCGGCATTGGTTTTGACCAGTTGGCCGTGATCCTGCCCGGCGAGAATGCCGATGCGCGGCTCGTCTTCTACAATAGCGACGGCTCGGTCTCGGCGGCCTGCGGAAATGCGACGCGCTGCGTCGCGCGCTACCTGCTGGCCGAATCGGGGGCGCGCGAACTTCGGCTGGCGACCGATCATGCCGTGCTGATGGCCGAGGATGCGGGCAATGGCCTGACGCGCGTGAACATGGGCCATCCGGTGCTGGACTGGGCCCGGGTTCCGCTGGCCGAGGATATCGACATGCTGCACCTGCCGATCGAGGGCGACCCGGTCGCCACCGGCATGGGCAATCCGCACATGACCTTCTTCGTCGAGGATGTCGCGGCGATCCATCTCGAGAATTTCGGCCCGATTCACGAGCATCACCCGCTTTATCCCGAACGTGCCAATGTCGAGGTCGTGCAGATCGTCTCGCCCGACGAGATCGTGCTGCGCATCTGGGAACGGGGAACCGGCATCACGCTGGCCTCGGGGTCCTGTTCCTGCGCTTCCGTCGTTGCGGCGGCGCGGCGCGGGCTCACCAACCGCAAGGTCAAGGTGAACGTGCCCGGCGGCGTTCTGGAAATCGACTGGCGTGACGATGGGGTCTGGATGACCGGACCGACTGCGCATGTCTTTGACGGGGTGTGGCGGGGATGA
- the mtaB gene encoding tRNA (N(6)-L-threonylcarbamoyladenosine(37)-C(2))-methylthiotransferase MtaB, producing MTDQANPPVFATLGCRLNAYETEAMREMAETAGLKGAVIVNTCAVTAEAVRKARQEIRRLSRENPGAPVIVTGCAAQTEPETFAAMAEVTRVIGNHEKMQPQTWASIQAPDLIGETEKVQVDDIMSVKETAGHLIDGFGRHRAYVQVQNGCDHRCTFCIIPYGRGNSRSVPAGVVVDQIKRLRDRGFHEVVLTGVDLTSWGADLPGQPKLGDLVMRILRLVPDLPRLRISSIDSIEADENLMLAIASEPRLMPHLHLSLQAGDDMILKRMKRRHLRDDAIRFCEDARKLRPGIVFGADIIAGFPTETEDMFENSLKLVDDCGLTFLHVFPYSARKGTPAARMPRVAGPAIKDRAARLRAKGDMALRSHLLAEVGHTRMVLTEGPRLARTEHFTEVTFDRDMPEGSLMQVMISGQDGQRLTV from the coding sequence ATGACGGATCAGGCGAATCCTCCGGTCTTCGCGACTCTGGGCTGTCGGCTCAATGCCTATGAAACCGAGGCGATGCGTGAAATGGCGGAAACGGCGGGCCTGAAGGGCGCGGTAATCGTGAACACCTGCGCCGTGACCGCCGAAGCCGTGCGCAAGGCCCGGCAGGAGATTCGCCGCCTGTCCCGTGAAAACCCCGGTGCGCCGGTCATCGTCACCGGCTGCGCCGCTCAGACCGAGCCCGAGACCTTTGCCGCCATGGCCGAGGTCACCCGAGTCATCGGCAACCATGAAAAGATGCAGCCCCAGACTTGGGCCAGCATCCAGGCGCCCGACCTGATCGGTGAAACCGAAAAGGTGCAGGTCGACGACATCATGTCGGTCAAGGAAACCGCCGGCCACCTGATCGACGGTTTCGGCCGCCACCGCGCCTATGTGCAGGTCCAGAACGGCTGCGACCATCGCTGCACCTTCTGCATCATCCCTTACGGTCGGGGCAATTCGCGCTCGGTTCCCGCAGGCGTTGTCGTGGACCAGATCAAGCGGCTGCGCGATCGCGGCTTCCACGAGGTCGTCTTGACCGGGGTCGACCTGACCTCATGGGGGGCGGACCTGCCGGGCCAGCCGAAGCTGGGCGATCTGGTCATGCGCATCCTGCGGCTGGTGCCCGACCTGCCGCGCCTGCGGATCAGCTCGATCGATTCGATCGAGGCCGACGAGAATCTGATGCTCGCCATCGCCTCCGAGCCGCGACTGATGCCGCATCTTCACCTGTCCTTGCAGGCCGGAGACGACATGATCCTGAAACGGATGAAGCGCCGGCACCTGCGCGACGACGCGATCCGCTTCTGCGAGGATGCCCGCAAGCTGCGCCCCGGCATCGTCTTTGGCGCGGATATCATCGCCGGTTTCCCGACCGAAACCGAAGACATGTTCGAAAACAGCCTGAAGCTGGTCGATGATTGCGGCCTGACCTTCCTGCACGTCTTCCCCTATTCGGCCCGCAAGGGCACGCCCGCCGCGCGGATGCCGCGCGTCGCTGGCCCCGCGATCAAGGACCGCGCAGCCCGGTTGCGTGCCAAAGGGGATATGGCCCTGCGCAGTCACCTTCTGGCTGAGGTCGGTCACACCCGGATGGTTCTGACCGAAGGTCCGCGTCTGGCAAGAACCGAGCATTTCACCGAAGTCACCTTTGATCGCGACATGCCCGAAGGATCGCTGATGCAGGTCATGATTTCCGGACAGGACGGTCAGCGGCTGACCGTTTGA